One Streptomyces sp. SAI-135 DNA segment encodes these proteins:
- a CDS encoding helix-turn-helix domain-containing protein: MTDREIPEQYLDGYDRILAEVSATGRRLTRDEIVSRRTLGEQAAEAGHGLRALISAHLTAARTAWPGTPGSADEALAAVQQVVDAFAEGYERAQLLAVRQEEAARREFIDDLLYGRSDLGRLAERAERFGLRLSHAHAVAVGQGSAAYDEGDPVARQVERALISRFGDRNVLLTTKDGRLLCIAPGHQNEVLTYFAKQAHAATDGGRVAIGRPQPGPGGVVQSYEEALNALELAERLDLDEPVLRAADLLVYPVLTRDRQAMADLVVDTLGPLTTARGGAQPLLDTLTAYFDSGCVAAEAARRLTLSVRALTYRLERIHKLTGADPADPAHRYMLQTAVIGARLLGWPHEAI; encoded by the coding sequence GTGACGGACCGGGAGATTCCGGAGCAGTATCTCGACGGCTACGACCGCATCCTCGCCGAGGTGTCCGCCACCGGCCGGCGCCTGACCCGGGACGAGATCGTCTCCCGCCGCACGCTGGGGGAACAGGCCGCGGAAGCAGGCCACGGACTGCGCGCCCTGATCAGCGCACACCTGACCGCCGCCCGCACGGCCTGGCCCGGCACCCCCGGCTCCGCCGACGAGGCGCTCGCCGCCGTGCAGCAGGTCGTCGACGCCTTCGCCGAGGGGTACGAACGCGCCCAGCTGCTCGCCGTACGCCAGGAAGAGGCCGCCCGCCGGGAGTTCATCGACGACCTCCTCTACGGCCGCAGTGACCTCGGCCGCCTCGCCGAGCGTGCCGAACGCTTCGGCCTGCGCCTCTCCCACGCCCACGCCGTCGCCGTCGGGCAGGGCAGCGCCGCCTACGACGAGGGCGACCCGGTGGCCCGGCAGGTGGAGCGCGCGCTCATCTCCCGCTTCGGCGATCGCAATGTACTGCTCACCACCAAGGACGGCCGTCTGCTGTGCATCGCCCCCGGCCACCAGAACGAGGTCCTCACCTATTTCGCCAAGCAGGCGCACGCCGCCACCGACGGCGGCAGGGTCGCCATCGGCCGCCCCCAGCCCGGACCCGGGGGTGTCGTCCAGTCCTACGAGGAGGCGCTCAACGCGCTCGAACTGGCCGAACGCCTCGACCTCGACGAGCCCGTGCTGCGCGCCGCCGACCTGCTCGTCTACCCCGTCCTGACCCGCGACCGCCAAGCCATGGCGGACCTCGTCGTCGACACACTGGGACCGCTCACCACGGCCCGCGGTGGCGCACAGCCGCTCCTCGACACCCTCACCGCGTACTTCGACTCCGGCTGCGTCGCCGCCGAGGCCGCGCGGCGCCTCACCCTCAGCGTGCGGGCCCTGACCTACCGTCTGGAACGCATTCACAAACTCACCGGCGCCGACCCTGCCGACCCCGCCCACCGCTACATGCTCCAGACGGCGGTGATCGGCGCCCGGCTGCTCGGCTGGCCCCACGAAGCCATCTGA
- a CDS encoding response regulator transcription factor, translating to MIRVALVDDQALMRAGFRALLEAEDGVEVVGEAADGECGVELVREQVPDIALIDVQMPVMTGIEATRRIAADPELAGVRVVILTNYGLDEYVFEALRAGASGFLLKDTEPADLLQAIEVVARGEALLSPAVTRTLIGEFVARPPDRSTAPGLECLTRREREVTALAARGLSNEEIAEHMVISPLTAKTHISRAMTKLGARDRAQLVVFAYESGLVTARSA from the coding sequence GTGATCAGGGTGGCGCTCGTCGACGACCAGGCGTTGATGCGGGCCGGGTTCCGGGCCCTGCTCGAGGCCGAGGACGGTGTCGAGGTGGTCGGGGAGGCGGCGGACGGGGAGTGCGGTGTGGAGCTGGTGCGGGAACAGGTGCCCGACATCGCGCTGATCGACGTGCAGATGCCGGTGATGACGGGCATCGAGGCGACCCGGCGGATCGCCGCGGACCCGGAGCTCGCGGGGGTCCGCGTGGTGATCCTCACCAACTACGGCCTCGACGAGTACGTCTTCGAGGCGCTGCGGGCGGGCGCGAGCGGCTTCCTGCTGAAGGACACCGAGCCGGCCGACCTCCTCCAGGCCATCGAGGTGGTGGCCCGGGGCGAGGCACTGCTGTCGCCCGCGGTCACCCGCACCCTGATCGGCGAGTTCGTCGCACGCCCCCCGGACCGCTCCACCGCCCCCGGTCTGGAGTGCCTCACCCGCCGCGAACGCGAGGTCACCGCCCTGGCCGCCCGGGGTCTGAGCAACGAGGAGATCGCCGAGCACATGGTGATCAGCCCGCTCACCGCCAAGACGCACATCAGCCGCGCGATGACGAAGCTGGGCGCGCGGGACCGGGCCCAACTGGTCGTGTTCGCCTATGAGTCGGGGCTGGTGACGGCACGGAGCGCCTGA
- a CDS encoding sensor histidine kinase, translating into MSGHSAGTAISQRLADLALAVVVGALAVVVAAQDADTTALDQGLLVVGAAALAFFRAVPLVVLAVATVSGAAYVLHAQPGPLGALTVFAAVHLASQLGHRGWAAGASGIFLAAYAATGPTAQEAVERTGLLAGWFVCAVVTGLAGRNWQAYLRQTEQRALEAERTREEAALRRAGEERLRIARELHDSLTHSISIVKLQAGVAVHLARKRGEEVPPALLAIQEAGGEAMRELRATLEVLRTDEPTGTPALLVERARAAGLAVELKVTGEECALPAPLDRAVYRIVQESLTNAARHAGPAKVRVELAYGKDDLAIRVDDDGAARPDRPPRPGHGLTGMRERVTALGGTLHTGPREEGGFTVRAELPLGVGESV; encoded by the coding sequence ATGAGCGGGCACTCGGCCGGTACGGCCATCTCCCAGCGGCTCGCCGACCTGGCCCTCGCGGTCGTGGTCGGCGCCCTTGCCGTGGTCGTGGCGGCTCAGGACGCGGACACCACCGCCCTGGACCAGGGGCTCCTCGTGGTGGGTGCGGCCGCTCTCGCCTTCTTTCGCGCGGTCCCGCTGGTGGTGCTGGCCGTGGCCACGGTGAGCGGGGCCGCGTACGTCCTGCACGCCCAGCCGGGCCCCCTCGGGGCGCTGACCGTGTTCGCGGCCGTGCACCTGGCGTCGCAACTGGGGCACCGGGGCTGGGCGGCGGGCGCGAGCGGGATCTTCCTGGCGGCCTACGCGGCGACGGGTCCGACGGCCCAGGAGGCGGTGGAGAGGACCGGGCTGCTCGCCGGCTGGTTCGTGTGCGCGGTGGTGACGGGGCTCGCGGGCCGCAACTGGCAGGCCTATCTGCGCCAGACCGAACAGCGGGCCCTGGAGGCCGAGCGGACCCGGGAGGAGGCCGCGCTGCGCCGGGCCGGTGAGGAACGCCTGCGCATAGCAAGGGAGTTGCACGACTCCCTCACCCACAGCATCTCCATCGTCAAGCTCCAGGCGGGGGTGGCGGTCCACCTCGCGCGCAAGCGGGGCGAGGAGGTGCCGCCCGCCCTGCTCGCCATCCAGGAGGCGGGTGGCGAGGCCATGCGCGAGCTGCGCGCCACGCTGGAGGTCCTGCGCACCGACGAGCCGACGGGCACTCCGGCGTTGCTCGTGGAGCGGGCGCGGGCCGCCGGGCTCGCCGTCGAGCTGAAGGTGACGGGCGAGGAGTGCGCCCTGCCGGCTCCTCTCGACCGGGCCGTGTACCGGATCGTCCAGGAGTCCCTGACGAACGCGGCCCGCCACGCGGGTCCGGCCAAGGTCCGGGTCGAACTGGCCTACGGCAAGGACGACTTGGCGATACGGGTGGACGACGACGGAGCCGCCCGCCCGGACCGCCCGCCCCGCCCCGGCCACGGCCTCACCGGCATGCGCGAACGCGTCACGGCCCTGGGCGGCACCCTGCACACCGGTCCCCGGGAGGAGGGCGGCTTTACGGTACGGGCGGAACTGCCCCTGGGGGTGGGGGAGTCGGTCTGA
- a CDS encoding DNA repair ATPase: MTTGLDTGTYDVLRDRLSAQAAELARRVEALNERRMEEFGSTRLQLAGTERLRTEHSCVPRDIVAIGDTLLFGHTIPLATEPGSAVGDVLALYDRDLHRLPDDAVPGLLDDPAFQREFAALHRYYRQARLLRLRRLEGKLLAVFRTGEKADDIRVLRWALTDDGRAGFLDARGERDHVLPPSHDFPWTRTTREHHVLGRHPHVSIEGEVFVDTVGGTLTVKIDNNTETGEGIHAEPVAEPLQSLADADIRYARVGALVLMDVLPYKEDVHRCLVFNTLTKSVVRLDGPGQACRRLPEDQGIVFPGGYCLATGEHRTFDGLDTEGLECERVVRSPNGEDVLYAFHARVDGRSLLLPYNTIRKEVATPLSCQGWALFDDGTLMILRADDDEPQRLHPVQSWNSPYVSDTHAATRPTAGPLARVGNADLVRGISDCLSITRAVAVTTPTSEVYEALAAACVRATDAHHWLSEPALGDLHEPLTQVRATAEQVLSEFETVQTLTRQAADALAEAAARVAAVVRRLRGEAPRGAAAWVRGLTELRRAQGHVLTLKDQPYADTDRIDELAADAGADLAAFGQRAVAHLAREDAFADHRSKVGQLAADAEAITTAAEAAPVAARLDDLADGLRTVTEVVAGLDIGDTTVRTSVLERIAEILGGVNRARATLDGRRRTLRDREGRDEFAAEFALLGQAVTGALAAADRPEACDEQLALLLVQMENLESRFAEFDDFLGRLADRRDEVHEAFSARKQTLADARARRAERLADSAGRVLRTVVRRAGTLADADAIATYFTSDPMAAKVRRLTDELRELGDGVRAEELDGRLQAARQEALRALRDRTDLYADDGRTLLLGSHRFAVTTQPLDLALVPDGDTLAFALTGTDYRSPVTDPRFAATRPYWDRPLPSESPEVYRAEHLAARLLDEHGPDVLAQADLPAVVREAAQAAYDEGYQRGVHDHDAASILAALLHLHEDAGLLRHEPAARAAAQLFWAHGTTAEERDGWTRRAVSLARARDTFGFAPALDDLRAELAAVIGTSAAAAYLVEELTSGPDGFVISAGTRTLLDKFRRTVGTSPYDDDLAVLPELPARRQLVETWLSSYTTATGTGTTPGDLAEAVAAELCPDLPRYECDAPLTRRVEGLLGAHPRIEAGGLTVRVDELLARTRQFRAQEVPAHRAYQRHRAALTTAERDRLRLEEYRPAAMSGFVRSKLIDEVYLPLIGDSLAKQLGTTGTSRRTDGGGLLLLISPPGYGKTTLIEYVADRLGLLLVKIDGPALGHAVTSLDPAEAPNATARREVEKINFALEAGNNTLLYLDDIQHTSPELLQKFIPLCDATRRIEGVRDGEPRTHDLRGKRFAVCMAGNPYTESGTRFRIPDMLANRADVWNLGDVLTGKEDAFALSFVENALTANPTLAPLAGRDRADLGLLIRLAEGDPTARAERPAHPYTSVELERILAVLRHLLTARETVLAVNAAYIASAARTDATRTEPPFRLQGSYRNMNKIAQRIRQVMNDTELSALVGDHYTAEAQTLATGAESNLLKLAELRGRLTGEQAARWAELKAAYVRTRAVGGPDDDPLTRAVATLGLLADRIAAVETAIDRATAPRHAARPGTGHGEH; encoded by the coding sequence ATGACCACCGGTCTGGACACCGGCACGTACGACGTGCTGCGCGACCGGCTCTCCGCGCAGGCCGCCGAGCTCGCCCGCCGCGTCGAGGCGCTCAACGAGCGCCGCATGGAGGAGTTCGGGTCGACACGGCTCCAGCTGGCCGGCACCGAGCGGCTGCGCACCGAGCACTCCTGCGTGCCCCGCGACATCGTCGCCATCGGCGACACACTGCTGTTCGGCCACACCATCCCCCTGGCTACCGAGCCCGGGTCGGCCGTCGGCGACGTCCTCGCGCTGTACGACCGTGACCTGCACCGGCTGCCCGACGACGCCGTGCCCGGCCTGCTCGACGACCCGGCCTTCCAGCGTGAGTTCGCCGCCCTCCACCGCTACTACCGCCAGGCCCGCCTGCTGCGACTGCGCCGCCTCGAAGGCAAGCTGCTGGCCGTCTTCCGGACCGGCGAGAAGGCCGACGACATCCGCGTGCTGCGCTGGGCGCTCACCGACGACGGACGGGCCGGCTTCCTCGACGCCCGCGGCGAACGCGACCACGTCCTCCCGCCGTCCCACGACTTCCCGTGGACGCGGACCACCCGGGAACACCACGTCCTCGGCCGCCACCCCCATGTCTCCATCGAGGGCGAGGTCTTCGTCGACACCGTCGGCGGCACCCTGACCGTCAAGATCGACAACAACACCGAGACGGGCGAGGGCATCCATGCCGAGCCGGTCGCCGAGCCGCTTCAGTCCCTTGCCGACGCGGACATCAGGTACGCGCGCGTGGGGGCCCTCGTCCTGATGGACGTGCTGCCCTACAAGGAGGACGTGCACCGCTGCCTGGTGTTCAACACGCTCACGAAGAGCGTCGTCCGCCTCGACGGTCCGGGGCAGGCGTGCCGGCGGCTTCCCGAGGACCAGGGCATCGTCTTCCCCGGCGGATACTGCCTGGCCACGGGCGAGCACCGGACGTTCGACGGGCTCGACACCGAGGGACTGGAATGCGAACGGGTGGTCCGCTCACCCAACGGCGAGGACGTCCTCTACGCCTTCCACGCACGCGTGGACGGCCGCAGCCTGCTGCTGCCCTACAACACGATCCGCAAGGAGGTCGCCACCCCGCTGTCCTGCCAGGGCTGGGCCCTCTTCGACGACGGCACGCTGATGATCCTGCGCGCCGACGACGACGAACCGCAGCGGCTGCACCCCGTCCAGTCGTGGAACTCCCCGTACGTCTCGGACACCCACGCCGCCACCAGACCGACGGCCGGCCCGCTCGCCCGGGTCGGCAACGCCGACCTCGTCCGCGGCATCTCCGACTGCCTCTCCATCACGCGCGCGGTCGCCGTGACCACCCCCACCAGCGAGGTGTACGAGGCTCTGGCCGCCGCCTGCGTCCGGGCCACCGACGCCCACCACTGGCTGAGCGAGCCCGCACTCGGTGACCTGCACGAGCCGCTCACCCAGGTGCGCGCCACGGCCGAGCAGGTGCTGTCCGAGTTCGAGACCGTCCAGACCCTCACCCGTCAGGCCGCCGACGCGCTGGCCGAAGCCGCCGCACGGGTGGCGGCGGTGGTCCGGCGCCTGCGCGGCGAGGCCCCGCGCGGCGCGGCCGCCTGGGTGCGGGGTCTGACGGAACTCCGTCGCGCACAAGGGCATGTGCTCACCCTCAAGGACCAGCCGTACGCCGACACCGACCGCATCGACGAGCTCGCCGCCGACGCCGGCGCGGACCTGGCCGCCTTCGGGCAGCGGGCCGTCGCCCACCTCGCCCGCGAGGACGCCTTCGCCGACCACCGGAGCAAGGTCGGGCAACTCGCCGCCGACGCCGAAGCGATCACCACCGCCGCCGAGGCCGCGCCCGTCGCAGCCCGGCTCGACGACCTCGCCGACGGTCTGCGCACCGTGACCGAGGTCGTCGCCGGCCTCGACATCGGTGACACCACCGTCCGTACGTCCGTCCTGGAGCGGATCGCGGAGATCCTCGGCGGCGTCAACCGCGCCCGCGCCACCCTCGACGGACGCCGCCGCACGCTTCGCGACCGAGAGGGGCGGGACGAGTTCGCCGCCGAGTTCGCGCTGCTCGGCCAGGCCGTGACCGGTGCGCTCGCCGCCGCCGACAGACCCGAGGCGTGCGACGAGCAACTCGCCCTCCTGCTGGTGCAGATGGAGAACCTGGAGTCCCGGTTCGCCGAGTTCGACGACTTCCTAGGCCGGCTGGCGGACCGACGCGACGAGGTCCACGAGGCGTTCTCCGCCCGCAAGCAGACCCTCGCCGACGCCCGCGCCCGCCGCGCCGAGCGCCTGGCCGACTCGGCGGGGCGTGTCCTGCGCACCGTCGTCCGCCGAGCCGGCACGCTCGCCGACGCGGACGCGATCGCGACGTACTTCACCTCCGACCCGATGGCCGCCAAGGTCCGCCGCCTCACCGACGAACTGCGCGAACTCGGTGACGGGGTCAGGGCCGAGGAACTGGACGGCCGGCTGCAGGCCGCCCGCCAGGAGGCGTTGCGCGCCCTGCGCGACCGCACCGACCTCTACGCCGACGACGGCCGCACCCTCCTCCTGGGCAGCCACCGCTTCGCCGTCACCACCCAGCCCCTCGACCTCGCCCTCGTCCCGGACGGCGACACCCTCGCCTTCGCGCTCACCGGCACCGACTACCGCTCGCCCGTCACGGACCCCCGGTTCGCCGCCACCCGGCCTTACTGGGACCGCCCCCTGCCGTCCGAGTCGCCCGAGGTCTACCGCGCCGAGCACCTCGCCGCCCGGCTGCTGGACGAACACGGGCCGGACGTGCTCGCGCAGGCCGATCTGCCCGCCGTCGTCCGGGAGGCGGCACAGGCGGCGTACGACGAGGGCTACCAGCGCGGTGTCCACGACCACGACGCGGCCTCGATCCTCGCCGCGCTGCTGCACCTGCACGAGGACGCCGGTCTGCTCCGTCACGAGCCCGCCGCACGAGCCGCCGCCCAACTCTTCTGGGCGCACGGCACGACGGCCGAGGAGCGCGACGGCTGGACCCGGCGGGCCGTGTCTCTGGCGCGCGCCCGGGACACCTTCGGGTTCGCGCCCGCCCTCGACGACCTGCGGGCCGAACTGGCGGCGGTCATCGGCACATCCGCGGCGGCCGCCTATCTCGTCGAGGAGCTGACGAGCGGCCCCGACGGCTTCGTCATCAGCGCCGGCACCCGCACACTGCTCGACAAGTTCCGCCGCACGGTGGGCACATCGCCCTACGACGACGACCTCGCCGTCCTCCCCGAACTGCCCGCACGCAGACAGCTGGTGGAGACATGGCTGTCGTCGTACACCACCGCGACCGGCACCGGGACGACCCCTGGCGACCTGGCCGAGGCGGTCGCCGCCGAGCTCTGCCCTGACCTGCCCCGCTACGAGTGCGACGCGCCACTGACCCGGCGCGTCGAGGGCCTGCTGGGTGCCCACCCGCGCATCGAGGCAGGCGGCCTCACCGTCCGTGTCGACGAACTCCTGGCCCGGACACGGCAGTTCCGCGCCCAGGAGGTGCCGGCCCACCGCGCCTACCAACGGCACCGTGCGGCGTTGACGACCGCCGAACGCGACCGCCTCCGCCTGGAGGAGTACCGGCCGGCGGCGATGTCCGGGTTCGTGCGCAGCAAGCTGATCGACGAGGTGTACCTGCCGCTGATCGGCGACAGCCTCGCCAAGCAGCTCGGCACCACGGGCACGTCCAGGCGCACCGACGGCGGCGGCCTGCTTCTGCTCATCTCCCCGCCGGGGTACGGCAAGACGACGCTGATCGAGTATGTCGCCGACCGGCTCGGTCTGCTGCTCGTGAAGATCGACGGTCCCGCCCTCGGCCACGCCGTCACCTCCCTCGATCCTGCCGAGGCCCCGAACGCGACGGCCCGCCGAGAGGTCGAGAAGATCAACTTCGCCCTGGAGGCGGGCAACAACACACTGCTGTACCTGGACGACATCCAGCACACCTCGCCCGAGCTGCTGCAGAAGTTCATCCCGTTGTGCGACGCCACCCGCCGCATCGAGGGCGTACGGGACGGCGAGCCGCGCACCCACGACCTGCGCGGCAAGCGCTTCGCCGTCTGCATGGCGGGCAACCCCTACACCGAGTCCGGCACCCGCTTCCGCATTCCCGACATGCTCGCCAACCGCGCCGACGTATGGAACCTCGGCGATGTCCTGACCGGCAAGGAGGACGCCTTCGCGCTCAGCTTCGTCGAGAACGCGCTCACCGCCAACCCGACCCTCGCCCCGCTCGCCGGCCGCGACCGGGCGGACCTCGGTCTGCTCATCCGCCTGGCCGAGGGCGACCCGACGGCCCGTGCGGAGCGCCCGGCCCACCCGTACACATCCGTCGAGCTGGAGCGGATCCTGGCCGTACTGCGGCACCTGCTGACAGCCCGCGAAACAGTGCTCGCGGTCAACGCCGCCTACATCGCCTCCGCCGCCCGGACCGACGCGACCCGCACCGAGCCGCCCTTCCGGCTCCAGGGCTCCTACCGCAACATGAACAAGATCGCCCAGCGCATCCGGCAGGTCATGAACGACACCGAGCTGTCCGCTCTGGTCGGCGACCACTACACCGCTGAGGCCCAGACCCTCGCCACCGGCGCCGAGTCCAACCTGCTGAAACTGGCCGAGCTGCGCGGCCGGCTCACGGGTGAACAGGCAGCACGCTGGGCCGAGTTGAAGGCGGCATACGTCCGCACCCGAGCCGTGGGCGGTCCCGACGACGATCCCCTCACCCGAGCGGTGGCCACGCTCGGTCTGCTCGCCGACCGGATCGCCGCCGTCGAGACGGCGATCGACCGCGCAACCGCCCCCCGGCACGCGGCCCGCCCCGGCACGGGCCACGGAGAGCACTGA
- a CDS encoding carboxymuconolactone decarboxylase family protein, translating into MSTTFRHTRPPSPKAATGRTAEVYEQLSRDFGIDEPATFVVLSSAPELLAPAWALMRESLIAGPGSRTGKELAALGVSLANRCPFCVDAHTMLLHATGDHALAERVARGERPRNEEHARVLDWGRHTRVPGGLGASPYPFPRDHAPGYLGTAFAFHFINRIVSALLTENLLPGNAQRFRAVRSLAGRTLARTVRRPARPGASLDLLDLPDPGEAPAWADGEPVGLAYAALLRAAMAGAGLLGTDDQDLVEETLLDWDGSHPPLDLSGFPDRRERPGARLVLLAALAPYRITDADVAAWRRPEHSDHCLVHLVAYGAFLAVDRVESALHRPIART; encoded by the coding sequence ATGTCCACAACCTTCCGTCACACCCGGCCCCCGTCGCCCAAGGCCGCCACCGGCCGCACCGCCGAGGTCTACGAGCAGTTGTCCCGGGACTTCGGCATCGACGAACCCGCCACCTTCGTGGTCCTCTCCTCCGCGCCGGAGCTCCTCGCCCCCGCGTGGGCGCTGATGCGCGAGTCGCTGATCGCCGGCCCCGGCAGCCGCACCGGCAAGGAGCTGGCCGCGCTCGGGGTGTCCCTGGCCAACCGGTGCCCGTTCTGCGTGGACGCGCACACCATGCTGCTGCACGCCACCGGCGACCACGCGCTGGCCGAACGCGTCGCCCGGGGAGAGCGGCCACGGAACGAGGAGCACGCGCGCGTACTGGACTGGGGCAGGCACACCCGTGTGCCGGGCGGCCTCGGCGCGTCCCCGTACCCGTTCCCGCGCGACCACGCCCCCGGCTACCTCGGCACGGCGTTCGCCTTCCACTTCATCAACCGGATCGTGTCCGCCCTGCTCACCGAGAACCTGTTGCCGGGCAACGCCCAGCGCTTCAGGGCCGTCCGCAGCCTGGCGGGCCGTACGCTCGCCCGGACCGTACGCCGACCGGCCCGGCCGGGCGCGTCCCTCGACCTGCTCGACCTGCCCGACCCCGGCGAGGCTCCCGCGTGGGCGGACGGTGAGCCCGTCGGACTCGCCTACGCGGCGCTGCTGCGGGCGGCCATGGCGGGCGCCGGCCTCCTCGGCACCGACGACCAGGACCTCGTGGAGGAGACACTGCTGGACTGGGACGGGTCGCACCCGCCGCTCGACCTGAGCGGTTTCCCGGACCGGCGGGAGCGCCCCGGTGCGCGTCTGGTGCTGCTGGCCGCGCTCGCGCCGTACCGGATCACCGACGCGGACGTGGCGGCCTGGCGGCGGCCGGAGCACAGCGACCACTGTCTGGTGCACCTCGTGGCCTACGGGGCGTTCCTGGCCGTGGACCGCGTCGAATCGGCCCTGCACCGCCCCATCGCGCGGACATAA
- a CDS encoding flotillin family protein: protein MVAMFVGIGALVAVCLVAVLVVSQLFRKVEQGKALIVSKLRKVDVTFTGQVVLPVLHKAEVMDISVKTIEITRAGKDGLICRDNIRADIRISFFVKVNKTAEDVVKVAQAVGTARASDRDTLQELFHAKFSEALKTVGKQLDFTDLYTKREELRYRIIEVIGVDLNGYHLEDAAIDYLEQTPLTQLDPANVLDAQGIRKITELTAVEHVRTNEAQRTEEKEITRQNVDAREAILELERRQADAEIKQRREIGTVRAREEAETARVVEEERLRSQGAFLRTEEQLGIQRENQAREVAVAAKNRERVIAIENERIEKDRMLEVIARERETELTRIAASKEVEAEKREIAEVIRERVAVDRTVAEQEESIKKLRAVEEAERGRRTVVIAAEAAAQEKLVKDIKAAEAAEQAAVHRAAEELTLAEARLKSADLDARAKLRLAEGIQAETAAEGLASVQVRDREAEVIEKTGRAEAEATQARMRAEAEGARAKVLAEAEGISEKLKAEAAGLTEKAAAMAALDDASRGHEEYRLRLEAEKDIRLAGLDVQRQVAEAQATVLATGLENADIDIVGGDSVFFDRLMSSIALGKSVDGFVQHSETAQALARPWLDGTSDFTDDLSRVLGSVSTADVQNLTVSALLMKLMNNGGANAGQFRQLLDRAGELGLADTSLTALNGSARG, encoded by the coding sequence ATGGTTGCCATGTTCGTGGGCATCGGCGCGCTCGTCGCCGTCTGCCTCGTTGCCGTACTCGTCGTCTCCCAGCTGTTCCGCAAGGTGGAGCAGGGCAAGGCGCTGATCGTGTCCAAGCTGCGGAAGGTCGACGTGACCTTCACCGGACAGGTCGTGCTGCCGGTGCTGCACAAGGCCGAGGTGATGGACATCTCGGTGAAGACCATCGAGATCACCCGGGCCGGCAAGGACGGTCTGATCTGCCGGGACAACATCCGCGCGGACATCCGGATCTCGTTCTTCGTGAAGGTCAACAAGACGGCCGAGGACGTGGTCAAGGTCGCCCAGGCCGTCGGCACCGCTCGGGCCAGCGACCGGGACACGCTGCAGGAACTGTTCCACGCGAAGTTCTCCGAGGCACTGAAGACCGTCGGCAAGCAGCTGGACTTCACCGACCTGTACACCAAGCGTGAGGAGCTCAGGTACCGGATCATCGAGGTCATCGGCGTCGACCTCAACGGCTACCACCTCGAGGACGCGGCGATCGACTACCTGGAGCAGACGCCGCTCACCCAGCTCGACCCGGCCAACGTCCTGGACGCGCAGGGCATCCGGAAGATCACGGAGCTGACGGCCGTCGAGCACGTGCGCACCAACGAGGCCCAGCGCACCGAGGAGAAGGAGATCACCCGGCAGAACGTCGACGCCCGTGAGGCCATCCTGGAGCTGGAGCGCCGCCAGGCCGACGCCGAGATCAAGCAGCGGCGGGAGATCGGCACCGTACGGGCACGGGAGGAGGCGGAGACCGCGCGGGTGGTGGAGGAAGAGCGGCTGCGGTCCCAGGGCGCGTTCCTGAGGACCGAGGAACAGCTCGGCATCCAGCGCGAGAACCAGGCCCGCGAGGTCGCCGTGGCCGCGAAGAACCGCGAACGGGTCATCGCCATCGAGAACGAGCGCATCGAGAAGGACCGGATGCTCGAAGTCATCGCCCGGGAGCGGGAGACCGAGCTGACCCGGATCGCCGCCTCCAAGGAGGTCGAGGCGGAGAAGCGGGAGATCGCCGAGGTCATCAGGGAACGGGTCGCGGTGGACCGTACGGTCGCCGAGCAGGAGGAGTCCATCAAGAAACTGCGCGCCGTCGAGGAGGCCGAGCGCGGCCGGCGGACGGTGGTCATCGCCGCCGAGGCCGCGGCGCAGGAAAAGCTGGTCAAGGACATCAAGGCCGCCGAGGCCGCCGAGCAGGCCGCCGTCCACCGCGCCGCCGAGGAACTCACCCTCGCCGAGGCCCGGTTGAAGAGCGCCGACCTCGACGCACGGGCCAAGCTGCGTCTGGCCGAGGGCATCCAGGCCGAGACCGCCGCCGAGGGCCTCGCGTCCGTGCAGGTGCGGGACAGGGAAGCCGAGGTCATCGAGAAGACCGGCCGTGCGGAGGCCGAGGCCACTCAGGCGCGGATGCGGGCCGAGGCCGAAGGCGCCCGGGCGAAGGTGCTCGCGGAGGCGGAGGGCATCAGCGAGAAGCTCAAGGCCGAGGCAGCCGGTCTTACCGAGAAGGCCGCCGCGATGGCCGCCCTCGACGACGCGTCCCGTGGCCACGAGGAGTACCGGCTGCGCCTGGAGGCCGAGAAGGACATCCGCCTCGCGGGGCTGGACGTCCAGCGCCAGGTGGCCGAGGCGCAGGCAACGGTGCTGGCCACCGGGCTGGAGAACGCCGACATCGACATCGTCGGCGGGGACTCGGTCTTCTTCGACCGGCTGATGTCCTCGATCGCGCTGGGCAAGAGCGTCGACGGTTTCGTCCAGCACTCCGAAACCGCCCAGGCGCTCGCGAGGCCCTGGCTGGACGGTACGTCGGACTTCACCGACGACCTCAGCCGCGTCCTCGGGTCCGTCTCCACGGCCGACGTGCAGAACCTGACCGTCTCCGCCCTGTTGATGAAACTCATGAACAACGGCGGCGCGAACGCCGGGCAGTTCCGGCAACTCCTGGACAGGGCAGGCGAGCTGGGCCTCGCCGACACCTCGCTGACCGCCCTGAACGGCAGCGCCAGGGGCTGA